One stretch of Clavibacter michiganensis DNA includes these proteins:
- the pyk gene encoding pyruvate kinase produces the protein MTRRAKIVATLGPATSSYESIRAIIDAGVDVARMNLSHGTYDVHEGIYSTIRKAADDAGRAVAVLVDLQGPKIRLGKFSDGPHDLAFGDTFVITVEDILGTKDICSTTYKGLPGDVKPGDPLLIDDGKVTLRVVSTDGTRVTTTVEVAGAVSNNKGINLPGVAVNVPALSEKDEADLRWGLRLGADLIALSFVRDASDIVRVHEIMDEEGRRVPVVAKVEKPQAVDALEEIVDAFDAIMVARGDLGVELPLEAVPIVQKRAVELARRKAKPVIVATQMLESMITSPRPTRAEASDCANAVLDGADALMLSGETSVGEFPVVTVKTMARIIESTEEHGLERIPKLGTRPFTQGGAITLAAAEVAEFVEAKALCVFTESGDSVRRMTRLRNGIPILAFTPNEGIRRRLALSWGVQTYLVEPVTHTDQMFHQVDDVLLAEGLAEVGQKVVVIAGSPPGIAGSTNELRVHVVGDAVNEAAPAYEK, from the coding sequence ATGACCAGACGAGCGAAGATCGTCGCGACCCTCGGGCCCGCGACCAGCTCCTATGAGAGCATCCGCGCCATCATCGACGCCGGCGTTGACGTGGCCCGGATGAACCTCAGCCACGGCACCTACGACGTCCACGAGGGCATCTACTCCACCATCCGGAAGGCCGCGGACGACGCGGGCCGCGCGGTCGCGGTCCTCGTCGACCTGCAGGGCCCGAAGATCCGGCTCGGCAAGTTCTCCGACGGCCCGCACGACCTGGCGTTCGGCGACACCTTCGTCATCACCGTCGAGGACATCCTCGGCACGAAGGACATCTGCTCCACCACCTACAAGGGCCTCCCCGGCGACGTGAAGCCGGGCGACCCGCTGCTCATCGACGACGGCAAGGTCACGCTCCGCGTGGTCTCCACCGATGGCACGCGCGTCACGACCACGGTCGAGGTCGCCGGCGCGGTCAGCAACAACAAGGGCATCAACCTCCCGGGCGTCGCGGTCAACGTGCCCGCGCTGTCCGAGAAGGACGAGGCGGACCTCCGCTGGGGCCTCCGCCTCGGCGCCGACCTCATCGCCCTGAGTTTCGTCCGCGACGCCTCGGACATCGTCCGCGTGCACGAGATCATGGACGAGGAGGGACGTCGCGTCCCCGTCGTCGCCAAGGTCGAGAAGCCGCAGGCCGTCGACGCGCTCGAGGAGATCGTCGACGCGTTCGACGCGATCATGGTCGCGCGCGGCGACCTCGGCGTCGAGCTGCCGCTGGAGGCCGTGCCGATCGTGCAGAAGCGCGCGGTCGAGCTCGCCCGCCGCAAGGCGAAGCCCGTCATCGTCGCCACGCAGATGCTCGAGTCGATGATCACGAGCCCCCGCCCCACGCGCGCCGAGGCGTCCGACTGCGCCAACGCGGTGCTCGACGGCGCCGACGCGCTCATGCTGAGCGGCGAGACGAGCGTGGGCGAGTTCCCCGTCGTCACGGTCAAGACCATGGCGCGCATCATCGAGTCGACCGAGGAGCACGGGCTGGAGCGCATCCCCAAGCTCGGCACGCGTCCCTTCACGCAGGGCGGCGCCATCACGCTCGCGGCCGCCGAGGTCGCGGAGTTCGTCGAGGCGAAGGCGCTCTGCGTCTTCACCGAGTCGGGCGACTCCGTGCGCCGCATGACGCGCCTCCGCAACGGCATCCCGATCCTCGCCTTCACGCCGAACGAGGGCATCCGCCGTCGCCTCGCGCTGTCGTGGGGCGTGCAGACCTACCTCGTGGAGCCGGTCACCCACACCGACCAGATGTTCCACCAGGTGGACGACGTGCTCCTCGCGGAGGGCCTCGCGGAGGTCGGCCAGAAGGTCGTCGTCATCGCCGGATCCCCTCCCGGGATCGCGGGCTCGACCAACGAGCTGCGCGTCCACGTCGTCGGCGACGCCGTGAACGAGGCGGCTCCCGCGTACGAGAAGTAG
- a CDS encoding ANTAR domain-containing response regulator has product MSDQETAPAAPRRVVVAEDESLIRLDIVETLRDNGFEVVGEAGDGETAVALATELRPDLVIMDVKMPQLDGISAAERLNRNHIAPVVLLTAFSQKELVERAGEAGALAYVVKPFTPNDLLPAIEIALARYAQIITLEAEVSDLVERFETRKLVDRAKGLLNEKMGLTEPEAFRWIQKASMDRRLTMHDVAQAIIEQLSAKKA; this is encoded by the coding sequence GTGAGTGACCAGGAAACAGCCCCCGCAGCCCCCCGCCGTGTCGTCGTCGCCGAGGACGAGTCGCTCATCCGCCTCGACATCGTGGAGACCCTCCGCGACAACGGATTCGAGGTCGTGGGCGAGGCGGGAGACGGCGAGACGGCCGTCGCGCTCGCCACCGAGCTGCGTCCCGACCTCGTCATCATGGACGTCAAGATGCCCCAGCTCGACGGCATCTCCGCGGCCGAGCGGCTCAACCGCAACCACATCGCGCCCGTCGTCCTCCTCACGGCCTTCAGCCAGAAGGAGCTCGTGGAGCGCGCGGGCGAGGCCGGCGCGCTGGCGTACGTCGTCAAGCCGTTCACGCCGAACGACCTGCTCCCCGCGATCGAGATTGCGCTGGCCCGCTACGCCCAGATCATCACGCTCGAGGCCGAGGTGTCCGACCTCGTCGAGCGCTTCGAGACCCGCAAGCTCGTCGACCGGGCCAAGGGCCTGCTCAACGAGAAGATGGGGCTCACCGAGCCCGAGGCCTTCCGCTGGATCCAGAAGGCGTCCATGGACCGCCGCCTCACCATGCACGACGTGGCCCAGGCCATCATCGAGCAGCTGAGCGCCAAGAAGGCCTAG
- the polA gene encoding DNA polymerase I, translating into MPNTEKPTLLVIDGHSLAFRAFYALPAESFQNREGQHTNAVHGFIAMLINLLQKEKPTHVGVAFDISRFSFRTREYPEYKGTRGETPVEFTGQVPLLERALKTMNIPTLTKEDHEADDILATLATQGREQGFRVLVVSGDRDAIQLVNDDVTLLYPSTQGVSQLTRYDAEKVFEKYGVQPEMYPDIAALVGETSDNLIGVDKVGPKTAVKWLNQYGSLDAVLEHRDEISGKVGDNLRAQYENVIRNRRLNRLLTDVELPLGPKDLERKPIDEPALREVFAVLEFKQLLDRVLKLEGSGASASSEGTPVGVVEQEPSTAPAAPQPQQLLDEELAKWIERQSAASPHGLGLTVETQDGKPVGFGLASATEAVTLPWQEGRADYAPFERWLASDAPKIMSDAKVQVKAMRRAGLEVQGLAFDVLVAGWLLRPGFTDKTLAALVSRYLLEDLPQPDANQLVPETEALTAPVEAWYTLRVEHALREVLDERTLGVMVDIEMPTLLVLVEMELRGVATDRAGLAELSAQLQERVTDLAQRAFAEIGKEINLGSPKQLQEVLFDQLGMPKTRANKTGFSTDAGALADLQASNPHPFLDLLLEHRDASKLRQIIQTLERGIGDDERIHTTYVQTGTTTGRISSNDPNLQNIPVRTEEGRRIRSAIRVGEGYETLLTADYSQIEMRIMAHLSGDAGLIEAFAAGEDLHRFVGSRIFGVEPADVSAEMRTKVKAMSYGLAYGLSAFGLSKQLRIPSSEAKQLMTDYFARFGAVRDYLRQVVEEARAAGYTETIFGRRRPFPDLNSPNRVLRDNAERAALNAPIQGSAADIMKIAMIRIESDMRERDMASRMLLQVHDELILEVAPGEWDALEAIVTERMAHAADLRVPLEVQVGRGDSWAAAAH; encoded by the coding sequence GTGCCGAACACGGAAAAGCCTACCCTCCTCGTCATCGACGGCCATTCCCTGGCGTTCCGGGCCTTCTACGCCCTGCCGGCGGAGAGCTTCCAGAACCGCGAGGGGCAGCACACGAACGCCGTGCACGGCTTCATCGCGATGCTCATCAACCTCCTGCAGAAGGAGAAGCCCACGCACGTGGGCGTCGCGTTCGACATCTCGCGCTTCTCGTTCCGCACCCGCGAGTACCCCGAGTACAAGGGCACGCGCGGCGAGACGCCCGTGGAGTTCACCGGGCAGGTCCCGCTGCTGGAGCGGGCGCTGAAGACCATGAACATCCCCACCCTCACCAAGGAGGACCACGAGGCGGACGACATCCTCGCCACCCTCGCCACGCAGGGCAGGGAGCAGGGGTTCCGCGTGCTCGTCGTCTCGGGGGACCGCGACGCCATCCAGCTCGTCAACGACGACGTCACGCTGCTCTACCCGTCCACGCAGGGCGTCTCGCAGCTCACGCGGTACGACGCCGAGAAGGTGTTCGAGAAGTACGGCGTGCAGCCCGAGATGTACCCGGACATCGCCGCGCTCGTCGGGGAGACCAGCGACAACCTCATCGGCGTCGACAAGGTCGGCCCGAAGACGGCCGTGAAGTGGCTCAACCAGTACGGGTCCCTCGACGCGGTCCTCGAGCACCGGGACGAGATCTCGGGCAAGGTCGGCGACAACCTGCGCGCCCAGTACGAGAACGTCATCCGCAACCGCCGCCTCAACCGGCTGCTCACCGACGTCGAGCTGCCGCTCGGCCCGAAGGACCTCGAGCGGAAGCCCATCGACGAGCCCGCCCTCCGCGAGGTGTTCGCGGTGCTGGAGTTCAAGCAGCTGCTGGACCGGGTGCTGAAGCTCGAGGGATCCGGTGCCTCCGCGTCGAGCGAGGGCACGCCCGTGGGCGTCGTCGAGCAGGAGCCGTCCACCGCGCCCGCCGCCCCGCAGCCGCAGCAGCTGCTCGACGAGGAGCTCGCGAAGTGGATCGAGAGGCAGAGCGCCGCCTCGCCCCACGGCCTCGGCCTCACGGTCGAGACGCAGGACGGGAAGCCCGTCGGCTTCGGGCTCGCGAGCGCGACCGAGGCGGTGACCCTGCCGTGGCAGGAGGGCCGCGCCGACTACGCGCCGTTCGAGCGGTGGCTCGCGAGCGATGCCCCGAAGATCATGTCCGACGCCAAGGTGCAGGTGAAGGCCATGCGCCGCGCCGGCCTCGAGGTCCAGGGCCTCGCCTTCGACGTGCTCGTCGCCGGCTGGCTCCTGCGCCCGGGCTTCACCGACAAGACGCTCGCCGCGCTCGTCAGCCGCTACCTCCTGGAGGACCTGCCCCAGCCCGACGCGAACCAGCTCGTGCCCGAGACGGAGGCGCTCACGGCGCCCGTCGAGGCCTGGTACACGCTCCGGGTCGAGCACGCGCTGCGCGAGGTGCTCGACGAGCGCACGCTCGGCGTCATGGTCGACATCGAGATGCCGACGCTGCTCGTGCTCGTGGAGATGGAGCTGCGCGGCGTCGCGACCGACCGCGCCGGCCTCGCCGAGCTGTCGGCGCAGCTGCAGGAGCGCGTCACCGACCTCGCCCAGAGGGCCTTCGCCGAGATCGGCAAGGAGATCAACCTCGGGTCGCCCAAGCAGCTGCAGGAGGTCCTCTTCGACCAGCTCGGCATGCCGAAGACGCGCGCCAACAAGACCGGCTTCTCCACGGACGCCGGCGCGCTGGCCGACCTGCAGGCGTCGAACCCGCACCCGTTCCTCGACCTGCTCCTCGAGCACCGCGACGCGAGCAAGCTGCGGCAGATCATCCAGACGCTCGAGCGCGGCATCGGCGACGACGAGCGGATCCACACCACGTACGTGCAGACCGGGACCACCACCGGCCGCATCTCCTCGAACGACCCGAACCTGCAGAACATCCCCGTCCGCACCGAGGAGGGGCGCCGCATCCGCAGCGCCATCCGCGTGGGCGAGGGCTACGAGACGCTCCTCACGGCCGACTACTCGCAGATCGAGATGCGGATCATGGCGCACCTCTCCGGCGACGCGGGGCTCATCGAGGCGTTCGCGGCGGGGGAGGACCTGCACCGCTTCGTGGGATCCCGCATCTTCGGCGTGGAGCCGGCGGATGTGAGCGCCGAGATGCGCACCAAGGTCAAGGCCATGAGCTACGGCCTGGCCTACGGGCTCAGCGCGTTCGGGCTGTCGAAGCAGCTGCGCATCCCGTCGTCCGAGGCGAAGCAGCTCATGACCGACTACTTCGCGCGCTTCGGCGCGGTGCGCGACTACCTCCGCCAGGTCGTGGAGGAGGCGCGCGCGGCCGGGTACACGGAGACGATCTTCGGCCGCCGCCGGCCGTTCCCCGACCTGAACAGCCCGAACCGCGTCCTCCGCGACAACGCCGAGCGGGCCGCCCTCAACGCGCCGATCCAGGGATCGGCCGCCGACATCATGAAGATCGCGATGATCCGCATCGAGTCCGACATGCGCGAGCGCGACATGGCGTCGCGCATGCTGCTGCAGGTGCACGACGAGCTCATCCTCGAGGTCGCCCCGGGGGAGTGGGACGCGCTCGAGGCCATCGTCACCGAACGCATGGCCCACGCAGCCGACCTCCGGGTGCCGCTCGAGGTGCAGGTGGGCCGCGGCGACTCCTGGGCCGCGGCCGCGCACTGA
- a CDS encoding PTS sugar transporter subunit IIA has product MTTARLSDLLADGSIRLDARADDRESAIRQAGEALVAAGAVDPAYVEAMVERERSVSTFVGEGVAVPHGTLAAGRDLVRADAISVLRLPDGVDWDGHDVRIVIGIAATGGGHIALLSRLAEILLDPERAERLRGATDPATVRSLLGAGTVEG; this is encoded by the coding sequence ATGACGACAGCACGACTCTCCGACCTCCTCGCCGACGGCTCCATCCGGCTCGACGCGCGCGCCGACGACCGCGAGTCCGCCATCCGCCAGGCGGGCGAGGCGCTGGTCGCGGCCGGCGCGGTCGATCCCGCCTACGTGGAGGCCATGGTCGAACGCGAGCGCTCCGTGTCCACCTTCGTGGGCGAGGGCGTCGCCGTGCCGCACGGCACCCTCGCCGCCGGACGCGACCTCGTGCGCGCCGACGCCATCAGCGTGCTGCGCCTGCCCGACGGCGTCGACTGGGACGGGCACGACGTCCGCATCGTCATCGGCATCGCGGCCACCGGGGGCGGCCACATCGCCCTGCTGTCGCGCCTCGCGGAGATCCTGCTCGACCCCGAGCGGGCCGAGCGGCTGCGCGGCGCGACGGACCCGGCGACGGTCCGGTCGCTCCTGGGAGCCGGTACGGTCGAGGGATGA
- a CDS encoding glutamate synthase subunit beta: MADPKGFLKVTERELPKRRPVSVRLMDWKEVYEQQERGELVRQAGRCMDCGIPFCHQGCPLGNLIPEWNDLTWRGEGRQAIERLHATNNFPEFTGRLCPAPCESSCVLGINQPPVTIKQVEVSIIDDAFQNGWVEPHPPERLTGKTVAVVGSGPAGLAAAQQLTRAGHTVAVFERDDRIGGLLRYGIPDFKMEKRHLEARLAQMTAEGTRFRAGVDIGKDITWSDLRLRYDAVVVCTGALVPRDLDIPGRDVDGVHFAMDYLRQSNHATAGDQVPEQIHAEGKHVVVLGGGDTGADCIGTAHRQKAASVTNLAIGQQPPSERRPDQPWPTYPTLFEVSSAHEEGGERQYLATTVEFLKDDDGHVRAVRVAETEFRDGRRVPKSGTEREIPADLVLLALGFTGPEKAALESQLEVPFDEGGNVARGEDYQTDQAGVFVAGDAGRGQSLIVWAIAEGRSAASAVDRYLEGDTELPFPVRPTDRALSI; the protein is encoded by the coding sequence GTGGCTGACCCCAAGGGCTTCCTCAAGGTGACGGAGCGCGAGCTCCCCAAGCGCCGACCCGTCTCGGTGCGGCTCATGGACTGGAAGGAGGTGTACGAGCAGCAGGAGCGCGGCGAGCTCGTGCGCCAGGCCGGCCGGTGCATGGACTGCGGCATCCCGTTCTGCCACCAGGGCTGCCCGCTCGGCAACCTCATCCCGGAGTGGAACGACCTCACGTGGCGCGGCGAGGGCCGCCAGGCCATCGAGCGCCTGCACGCGACGAACAACTTCCCGGAGTTCACGGGTCGGCTGTGCCCCGCGCCCTGCGAGAGCTCGTGCGTGCTCGGCATCAACCAGCCGCCGGTGACGATCAAGCAGGTCGAGGTGTCGATCATCGACGACGCCTTCCAGAACGGCTGGGTCGAGCCGCATCCGCCCGAGCGCCTCACGGGCAAGACCGTGGCGGTCGTGGGATCCGGCCCCGCCGGCCTCGCCGCCGCCCAGCAGCTCACGCGGGCTGGCCACACGGTCGCGGTGTTCGAGCGCGACGACCGCATCGGCGGCCTGCTGCGGTACGGGATCCCCGACTTCAAGATGGAGAAGCGCCACCTCGAGGCGCGCCTCGCGCAGATGACCGCCGAGGGCACCCGCTTCCGCGCGGGCGTCGACATCGGCAAGGACATCACCTGGTCCGACCTGCGCCTGCGCTACGACGCGGTCGTGGTCTGCACGGGCGCGCTCGTGCCGCGCGACCTCGACATCCCGGGCCGCGACGTCGACGGCGTGCACTTCGCCATGGACTACCTGCGCCAGTCGAACCACGCGACGGCCGGCGACCAGGTGCCCGAGCAGATCCACGCGGAGGGCAAGCACGTCGTCGTCCTCGGCGGCGGCGACACGGGCGCGGACTGCATCGGCACCGCGCACCGCCAGAAGGCGGCCTCGGTCACCAACCTCGCCATCGGCCAGCAGCCGCCGTCGGAGCGTCGCCCCGACCAGCCGTGGCCGACGTACCCGACCCTCTTCGAGGTGTCGAGCGCGCACGAGGAGGGCGGCGAGCGCCAGTACCTCGCCACCACGGTCGAGTTCCTGAAGGACGACGACGGGCACGTCCGCGCCGTCCGGGTCGCCGAGACCGAGTTCCGCGACGGCCGCCGCGTGCCGAAGTCGGGCACCGAGCGCGAGATCCCCGCCGACCTCGTGCTCCTCGCGCTCGGTTTCACGGGCCCCGAGAAGGCGGCCCTCGAGAGCCAGCTGGAGGTCCCCTTCGACGAGGGCGGCAACGTCGCGCGCGGCGAGGACTACCAGACCGACCAGGCCGGCGTCTTCGTCGCGGGCGACGCGGGCCGCGGCCAGTCGCTCATCGTGTGGGCGATCGCGGAGGGACGTTCAGCGGCCTCCGCCGTCGACCGGTACCTTGAGGGGGACACGGAGCTCCCGTTCCCGGTCCGTCCCACGGACCGCGCTCTCTCCATCTGA
- a CDS encoding PaaI family thioesterase — protein sequence MTQPAPEHDASARLLRQPQDVGALAQKMGIVFHELSPERSVATMPAEGNTQPYGVVHGGAYVVLAESLGSMSANVHAGPDRVAFGIELNASHTRSATSGTITGTCTAIHLGGTLTTHEIVMTDDEGRRLSTVRITNIIRERSRR from the coding sequence ATGACCCAGCCCGCACCCGAGCACGACGCCTCCGCGCGGCTCCTCCGCCAGCCCCAGGACGTGGGAGCGCTCGCCCAGAAGATGGGCATCGTCTTCCACGAGCTGAGCCCCGAGCGCTCCGTCGCCACCATGCCCGCGGAGGGCAACACGCAGCCCTACGGGGTGGTGCACGGCGGCGCGTACGTCGTGCTCGCCGAGTCGCTCGGATCCATGTCCGCCAACGTCCACGCCGGTCCCGACCGCGTCGCGTTCGGCATCGAGCTCAACGCCAGCCACACGCGCTCGGCGACGTCAGGGACCATCACCGGCACCTGCACGGCGATCCACCTGGGCGGCACGCTCACCACGCACGAGATCGTCATGACGGACGACGAGGGCCGCCGGCTCTCGACCGTGCGCATCACCAACATCATCCGCGAGCGCTCGCGGCGCTGA